The Eubacterium ventriosum genome includes the window GATATAAAAATGGTTTTGCTCCAAAATTCTTTCTCATTGTCTTATCTCTCCTTATTCTTATTTTTGCCCGTCTACCGTTGGCACTGTTTTTTTATACATTTATTATAAGCAGTTTGCATATTTTTCAGAAGTTCCTGTTTGTTTGTCAGTCTTAACCTTATGGTTATTTGTTTATCTCCATCTTTATCTGCCCGATCCATTCTGTAATCACATCTTCCGAAGTTTCCAGATGGTCTTTACCCATAGAATCAAACTGAATCTGCATTTCATGTGCAAAGGCAGCTCCTTTGCACTTGTCCTTCATATCTTTAATTACATGTCCCGGCCATCCGCCATTTGTCATAAATGGAATCACTGTCTTTCCTGTAAAATCATTTGTTGTCAAAAATGTAAGCACTGCAGGTGCCATCGTATACCACCACGTTGGAGTTCCGATAGCAATCACATCATAATCAGCAAGATTTACAGATAATGGATTAATCTGAGGCATAAAGCCTGCCTCTACCTCTCTTTTTCCCTGTTCAACCACATCTTCATGACTGCCGTCAAGAAAGCCACTATTACCCCTATGGTTATCTTTTTCCTTGTTTTCATTGCTCACCTCTTTTATTTCTTCTGTATTTTTGAGCCTCCAAACACCTGCGACATCGGCATGTGGTCAAGCATCTCATCAATAGATTTTACTTCATCCTGAGTCAGCTTTATATCTGCTGATTCCATATTTTCTTCCAGTCTATTTACTTTTCTTGTTCCCGGAATTGGTACGATATATGGTTTCTTTGCAAGCATCCAGGCAAGAGAAATCTGTGCAGGCGTGGCATTTTTTTCTTCTGCAATCACTTTCATCCAGGACATAAATTCATTATTTTCCTTTAATCCTTCTTCTGTAAACTGTGGCATTGCGCTTCGATAATCTCCCGGCTTTTCAAATTCCCCATGGGAATGATATGCTGCTGTCAGTAATCCATTTGCAAGCGGCGAAAATGCAACAAATCCTATTTTCAATTCTTCAAGCACTGGGAATAATTTCTCATAATCCCTGTACATCATGGAATATCTGTTCTGAATCGCTGTAACCGGGCATACTTTATGTGCACGTTGAATAATCTCTTCACTGGCTTCTGATAACCCCCAGTGTGTGATTTTTCCCTGCTCCATTAACTCCTTCATAGCTCCTGCCGTCTCCTCAATCGGTACAGTCATGTCAATACGATGAATATAATATAAATCAAGATGGTCTGTGTTAAGTCTCATTAAAGATCCCTCAATCGATGCTTTAATCGTCTCCGGTCGTCCATCAGGAATCAAAGGTTTATTTACAGTTGTTGCAGTTTCATCAAAATGTATCCCACACTTTGATGCAAGGACAATTTTGTTTCTATATGGCCTTAACACTTCCCCAAGCAGTTTTTCATTGTGATGAGGGTCTTCTGTTGTTCCGTATATCTCTGCCGTATCAAAAAATGTGCAGCCTTCATCGATCGCTTTTTCAATCAATTCTTCTGCTTCTTTCTGTGTTGAAACAGTTCCATATGCATGACTCATTCCCATACATCCAAATCCGATTTCTGATACTTCTAAGTCTCTTCCTAAAATTCTTATCTCCATCTTTATCTTCCTTTTCTATATTTCAAACTTTACTGTAAGTATAAGAAAAAGAGACTCCGGACAGAAGTCTCTCTTTGTTAGGCAGTTTAAACCTAAAGGTTATGTCTTACTTATTACGATTCCTCCAAATATTTTTATATTCTTTTATAATCCAAGACTGTCTATCCATGAACTGATATCTGATTCAGACGCTCCGCCATGGAATCGTTCCCCTTCTTTCCAGTCACCTGTTCCTGTCATCTCTTCCAGAAGATTACCGCTGTCACCGATTCCCGAAGTCGCTGCTGTACAGAATGGGATGACTGTTTTTCCTGTAAAGTCATTCTCTTTTACAAAGTTATCTACTGGCCATGCTGCAATTCCCCACCAGATAGGATAGCCAATGTATACCGTATCATATGAATCCCAGTTATCAACTGTTGTAGATACCAGTTCCACATCTCTTAAGCTCTCATCATCATGTTCTCTTGACACCCGGCTGTCATCATCTGTCCAGTCAAGGTCATCATCTGTATATGGCTCCACAGGCTCTACTTCAAACAGATCTGCCTCTGTAATTTTTGCTATCTTTTCAGCAACATCTTTTGTATTTCCTGAAGCTGAATAATATACAACCAATGTTTTTCCATTTCCTGTTGATGTATTTTCTGTTGTATCTGTAGTGTTTTCGGAATTTGTATCCGCTTCTTCATTCCCAGACTGGTTTGTACTTGTAGACTGGCTGTCATTATTAGAAGCAGACTGGTTGGTATTGCTTGCTCCACATCCTGCCATCAAACCGATTGCCACGATGCATGTTAAGAGTACTGCTGCTATTTTCTTTGTTTTCATTCTAAGGTCACCTCCTGTCGTATAAAATGTTTGTCACGCTAATTTCTATCGGATGAAATTGGTAAATACAAAATCCGGTGCCTTTGGCATTTCAATTCCCATTTTTGTCGCAACATTTTTACAGTTAATGAAATATGCCATATTGTTTCCAAGGATCTGCATAACCTGCATTCCTTCGAGATCCTGTTTTACTTCATCCAGATTCGTCCCATGTACCATATTCCAATATCTCGATGTGATAATCGGCATCTGCATCAGACCAAAATATTTATTTACCTGATCCCATGTGGCCGTTGTTCCGGCTCTTCTTGCTGAAATTACCACAGCGGCAGGTTTCAGGCGGAATCTGTCGCCGCCACCGTTTAAATCGGCATAAAAGACTCTGTCCATAAAGGATGTGATTGCACCGCCTGCACCACCCCAGTGTACCGGAGTTCCAAATACGAATCCGTCATAATCCCCTGCTATTTCCAGAAATTCATTCACGATATCATCCAGGATGCATTTATTTTTTTCCTGACATTTTCTGCAGGCAATACATCCTGAAATCGGCTTGTTTCCAATCCAAAAAATATCTGTACTTATGCCATTTTCATTTAATGCACTGGATACTTCACAAAGAGCTGTATAAGTACAGCCATTTTTGTGTGGACTGCCATTGACAAGTAATACTTTCATTGATTTTTCCTCTTATGCTTACCAGTTCTTTTTTTCTTTTGAACTGTCATTATTCTTTTTTCTTTCCTCAACCATTTTCACGAACCATTCCACCATATTCGGATCCTGATGCGAGAAGAAGGAGCTTGTCTTCTTGTCCAGTTCTGCAATAGTCTTCATATCTTCATCAGAAAGTGTGAAATCAAAAACATTAAAGTTTTCTTCCATTCTCTCAATGTGTGTTGATTTCGGAATAACCACTACCCCTCTCTGAATATGCCAGCGAAGCATAACCTGTGCCGGAGTCTTCTGATATTTTTCTGCAATCTCTGCGATGACAGGATTCTCAAAGGTGCCTCCTCTGCCCTCACCGAATGGTGCCCATGCTTCTAACCGGATGTCATATTTGTCTGCCCATTCCTTCATCTCTTTCTGCTGATTGAAGATGTGGGTTTCCACCTGATTTACCATAGGTTTAATGCGGTTGAAGGATGCAAAATCAACCATTCTGTCTACATAAAAGTTGGAAATTCCGATTGCTCTGATTTTTCCCTCATCGTACAGATCTTCCAATGCATGGTAAGCACCGTAAGCATCTGAAAATGGCTGGTGAAGCAATACCAGATCCAGATAATCTGTCTTTAACTTTTTCATGGATTCAAGAACTGATTTCTTTGCTTCTTCATATCCATAATGTTCAACCCACACCTTTGTTGTAAGGAAGATTTCTTCTCTTGGAATGCCTGACTTTTGGATTGCATTCCCAACCTCTTCCTCATTAAAATAACTCTGTGCTGTATCAATCGCCCGGTATCCAACTTTTAAAGCATCAAGCACACATCTTTCACATTCCTCTTTTGTTACCTGATATACGCCATATCCCAGTATTGGCATTTTTACACCATTATTTAATGAAATATATTCCATTGTCGTATCCTCCTTGTTTTCTTTCATTCATCTTACATTCATACTATAATACTGATAGATTCCTTTGAGAAGTTTCGATAAGTTTTTCAGTCTTAACCTTTCGGTTTATTCTGGTTCTTACTGATTGAACAGCCATCCCATAATTTCTTTGTCCCGTCATATGCATCCGGAATATATACATTGTAATGAATGTCCCCTTCATTTGGAGAATGAAGAACATTATCCAGGAGGAAGCCCCGGTATTCTTCGCTTCCCGGCGTAACATTTTCCAATTCATCTCCGGATGTATTTTTTTCTGTATTTTCTTTTTTCTCATTTGTCTTCTGCTGTACGGTCTGTACCTGGTTTATTGTTTGTTGATTCTTCTTTTCATCCCTGCCAGGTTTTGAAAAGTAGATATATACCATGATTACCATTGCTAAAATAACAACTCCAATAATTGTAAGTACTAATTTCCGCTTTTCCATAAATACACCACCTTCTTTCAGTATGAACCTTTTCGTTTTCTCTTACCTGTTTTCTTTAGAAACACTCCACTATAATATCCAATAAATGCTATCAATATCATTACTGCCAGATAATCCAGCAGAAAAGGAAAGATCCCCTTTTCATAATCATAAAATACAAAATGCATCCTCATAATCAGATAATCTCCTATCTGTCTCCTGTAAAATGCATATAAACCATAACCTGCAATTGTGGTTGCGACAGATCTTGCTGCCCATGTTCTGATGACGGATGGATGTTCCCATAATCGTCCTGCCATTGCTACCGCTATATTCCAATGAAATCCGAGATGTAATGACATCACCACCAGTCCCCAGTATGCGCAAAACATATGTATCTGTCTGGCTGTCATATATGTTCCGGAAATCTTTATCCATTTAAATATGTGATTTGACAATAATATTCCACTTATCATGGAACCCATTATAAGAATAAGCATGATGATAACCAGTACTGTCTGTATCACTCTGAACGCATTATATTTTCCTTTCCTTACAGAGATCACCCATTTATGATTCAGTATGTAATGTGAAATAAAAAGCACAAGCATCGCCATACCAATCCACTCATGTGCAGTCTCGCTGAGCAGACTATATGGCATAAGAAGAAGCAAACATATCGTCATTCCTATATCTATCAATATTTTTGCTGTAAATCGTTTATTTTTCATATCCTACCTCTTATCTAAAGCATTCATATTGTCTTTATCTGCATATAGTATCCTCCATTTTCACTTCAGCTAAAGTATAACAAAACGAGACTCCATTAGAAGTCTCGTTTTGTTATTCAGTATTAACCTTTAGGTTTCTACTCGCATGTATTCAATTTTTATTTTACCTTGTTAATAGCATTTATCAGCCGCTTAACCTTAATGGACGGTTTTTTCGAATGAAGAATTCCAAACGGCATAGTATAATTCCAATCTACTGGAATGATTCTGATCAGTGGATGAACACTTTCCCAGCTCTTGAATGCCAGTAATACCTCATTATTGTTTTCGCATCGGTTAAATGCTTCTACATTGTACAGATTAAAGTCTACAATATTGATTTCAGGATGATTTTTCATCATATCATCCCTTAGCATATCGCCATAATAACTCCATCCTCTTTGCATGATCATAAGATTTTCTCCAGCCAGATCATCAAGTGTAATTTTTTCTTTTGTTGCCAGCCTGTGATGAATTGATACCGCCACACAAAATGGTTCTCTTGAAATCTCAGTGCCATCACAGCCTCTGAGTTCAAGCATTGTTTCATCAAAGATTCCAGCTATCACATCAATATTCTTTCCCATATTAGCCAGTATCTCTCTTGCATTCTCCGGTGTATTTTCAAATGTAATCAATTTAAACTTCATCTCCGGATATATTTTCTGTATCTTAGGCCAAAGTTCCACAAAAACTTCCGGTGGCGTCATCGGAGATATTCCAACACGAATGATTTCTTCATTATGATTCATTGCTTCCTGCGCCCGTATCAACGATTCTTTTGAATATTGAATCAGATATTTTGCATCCTGATAGAGCGATTTACCAGCTTCCGTAATAATAAGACCTCTGTGTGTTCGTTCAAATAATTGCAAATCTAAGCTGTTTTCCAAAGAATTTATCTGTTTAATAACCGCAGGTGCACTTATATATAATTCTTCTGCCGCTTTACTAAAGCTTCCAGCTTCGACAACGCAGATAAATGTATCAAGTTGTGGATTATACATCATGTAATTCACTCCTTTTTGTGATTTTAAATCATCTGAAATGCTTTCAGTGCCCCAATAATTGCCTCTTCTTTATCTCCTCATAAGTAGCCTTGCTCTCAGCCGCCGTTAAATCCATCTCGTCCATGTCAAGTCTCACATTCACATGATGCTTCGCTTCGTGGAGTTTGGACAATAAACATACCGTCTCAACGGTACTTTCGTTGTCCCAACAAAGTTCCTGTGTTTCCCTGTCTCCGAAATACACCGGGAAGCGGAACTTTATGTGCTTCAGGAATCTGCCATCTGGCTGCTCCTGCTCATAAATGTCCACCTGTTCTACAAAGCTGTTAAGAAATTCTTTCTTCTCCAGATCGGTGAACTTATCATATAGTTTATCAAAATATAAAAGAAATTGATAGACGTTTTCTTCTGATATTTTCTGTTGCCGGATATTCAACAGGCGGTTCTTTACTTCTTCTATACTATTCTCCACGCCTTCAATTTCATCATACAAACGGTATAACCTTGTCTCCATATCCTGATATTTCTTCTCATAAAATTTATCCATAATATCCAGACTGTCCATCTGCTGTCCAAGTCTTGCTTTTGCCCCGGTCAGCTGTCTGTGCTGTTTTTCCAGTCCTTCAATCTCTTTTTCTATTTCTTCTGTATCTATTCTTGAGCCGATTTTATTCAGGATTGCTTCTTCAAATTTAGGATTCTTCACCAGCTTCCGAATGACTTCTTCTACTGCATTGTTAATCTTCTCTTCGCTCCATTGTTTACGATATCCACATTTATGACCATCTACCAGGCGACGATGTTTGCAAGCATAATAGAAATAATCCTTATATAAGGTTCCGTCTTTCTTTTTCTTTCGGTTCACGTTTCCATACATACCGCTTCCACATAATGGGCATCTCAATATTCCAGATAAAATATGCTCATGATCGAGACTATGTGTCTTTTCATATTTCACACCTGTTTTTTCTCGTTTTTGATGAGCCAGCTCCCAGTCTGTTTCTGAAATGATTCCTTCATGAATACCATCATGCAGCATATAATTTTCCTGCTTTACAATACGGTATTCATTTCTTGTACCAGATACTTTCTCGTTCTTCCTTCGTCCATAAGCTAGCTTTCCACAGTATACCGGATTATCCAGAACGCCTTTTATAAACGAAGAGGCAAATGCATCCAGTGTATTATTCTGTCGCTTTTTCTTTTTATATCCATGCTGGTTCAGCCATGCAGCAATCGCAGAGATTCCCATATTGGTATGAATAAATTTATCATAAATCAGACGAATAATCTCTGCTTCGTCCTCTGCGATCTGCAATTCTCCATTTACTAGCTCATAGCCATAAGGAGCAAACCCGCCGTTCCATTTTCCTTCCCTGGCTTTCTGCTTACGTCCTTCCATTGTCTGAACAAGAATATTCTCTCGTTCAATCTCTGCCACCGCAGACAGAACGGAAATCATCAGCTTTCCACTATCTTTTGAGCTGTCAATTCCATCTTCTACACAGATCAGATTCACTCCAAAATCCTGCATCCTCTGCAAAGAGTTTAAAACATCTGCCGCATTACGACCAAATCTGGAAAGCTTGAACACCAGTACAAACTGTACCTCATCTGTTCCATTCTCAATATTATCTAACATTCTCTGAAATTCCGGTCTGCCCTCTACGCTCTTTCCAGACTTACCTTCATCGGAATACTCATTTACGATTTCCATGTTCTGAAATTCCGCATATCTCTTGAGTTTTTCTTTTTGAGCATCCAGACTGTAGCCATCTACCTGCATGGTTGTGGATACTCTGGTATATATATCGCATTTAATCTTTTTATTCTTCATAATTTTCCTCGCAGTATAACTCTGTTTTATTGTCCCAACTTTATTTTAGTACTTGTTCCAACTATTTTCAATACTTCTTTTCATTTTTTATTGACATATTTTCGTTCCAAACATATAATAATGATAGAGACAGGATTTCTGTCATCGAAAATATTGTTCGCCCACCGTTGGCGGCTTATAAGTGATCGGCTCGAAAATATTGTTCGCTCACCGGAAGCGTCTAATAAATGTCCGGCTCGAAAATTTCGGCCCTGCCGCATGGCAGGGCTTATTTTATAGGTGATAAACATGATATATCAAGAAGGATACGTTTACCATATTAAAGATGAATACTTTGAAAAAGTACGGGATTCCAACTTAATGCAGAACAAAGAAGGGGGTACATACCGTCCTACTTTTTACTGTCTGCGTGACAATAAAACTTCTCTGTTATGGATGGTTCCACTCAGTTCTCGTGTAGAAAAGTTTAAAGCAATACACGATAAACAGGTGGCTAAATACGGAAAGTGCCTAACGATTGTTTTAGGTGAATTTGATGGAAAAGAAGCTGCTTTTCTTCTCCAGAATATGTTTCCAATCAGAGATTACTATCTTGACCATATACATACTCGAAATAATAATCCGGTTCCTGTTAAGCATTCCATTCACAGGGAAGTAACAACACATATGAAAAAAATTCGTCAGCTTCATTCCAGAGGCAAAAAAGTGGTATTTCCAGATATTGACCGACTAGAGCAGATTATGCTTGCAGAAGTAAAAGATAACGCAACCGAATAATTTCACAAAAAAGCGACAGTCTGATTTACATTTTGTATATCAGGAAACTGCCGCTTCTTTTTCTTCTTTATTCTGTTTTTCTTCCTCCAACTCCCGGAGGACTTCTTCGCCGTACTTATCAATCATCCGTACCAGAAAATCAATACACCGCTCAAATTCAATATTCTGTTGCATAAGCTCCCCCCGTTATTGTTTGATCTGAGCTTATTTTACAGAACCTGCCTGAAAACCACATTGAATAGAAATTGATTGTAAATTGACACAATCAATTTAAAAATATCCGCATTTCCTTGAATCGAATATATGTTCGTGTTATGATGGATATACTTAATCTTTAACTACGAAAGGGGAATTTCTATTGAATCGATGCGATTTTTCTTCTATTAGCACTTGCTTAAAAAATCATATCAGCGAAAGTAATCAAATGAGTCAGCCTGATTTTTTATACGAATTATTTGAAGATTTTATGGATGATCCGGCAAATCAGGATTTTTCAATGGATAACGGTCTGGTTTGCCGCTGGATGACTGGTCAGGCTAAAATCAGTCCTAAAATATCCGCTTACTATTCCAAGCCATCCAACCAGGAAAAATTAGCCCATACCATCCACCAGAATCTTCTTCCACTGATGTCTGACTGTAATATGGCTATAGAAGATATTTACACTTTATTCATTCAGGATGACAGCATCTCAGATGCGAAAAAGAAAAATCTGACTCCCTTATATAAACCAGCCAGTTCAAGACTGCTGTTTCTTGCAAAACTGATTTCTTTTGGCATGGAACGTCAATTCATCAAACGTAATACCAAAAATCAGAAGCTGCTCGCCGGAGGAGCTTTATCCCCCATTGTGCTGGATTATATTATGGACAGTGAGGTTCCGAAACCATGCCGTCATTTTATCGGAAGAGATAAAGAACTGGAAGAATTATATACCATGCTTGAGGAAAACCGTCATGTTTTTCTTTACGGAATTGCCGGCATCGGAAAAAGTGAACTTGCCAAAGCCTACGCAAAGCGGTACATGAGGCATTACACCAATATCCTTTATGTAGAATATACCGGCAATCTTCATCAGGATATTACTGACATGGATTTTATTGATGATCCACCAGAAATCAGTGAACAGGAACGGTTTCAAAGACATAACCGTTTTCTGCGTTCTCTGAAATCTGATACTCTGTTGATCATAGACAATTTTAATGTCTCTGCTACACAAGACAGCTTTCTGTCAGTAGTATTAAAATATCGCTGCCAGATTTTGTTTACAACCAGAAGCAAACTGGATGAATACTGTACTCTGCCATTAAAAGAAATATCGGATATGAACGCTCTCTTCCAGCTGGCATCAGTATTTTATTCAGAGGCAGACACGTACCGGGCAACAGTTGAAAAGATCATCGAAACTGTTCACGCTCATACTTTTGCCGTGGAACTGGCAGCAAAACTTCTGGAAAATGGAATCTCAACTCCAAACCAGTTATTAACAAGACTTCAGGTGGAAAAAGCATCTTTCCACAACGAAGATAAAATTAAAATAATCAAAGATGGACAAAGCAGCAAAGCCACCTATTACAGTCATATCCATACGCTATTTTCTTTATACACTTTATCTCTTGAACAGCAGGATACCATGTGTAATATGTGCTTTCTTCCTTCCACCGGTATTTCCGCCCGTATATTTGCCAAATGGCTGGAACTGCCCACACTAAATGAGATCAACGATTTAATTGAGACTGGTTTTGTCCAGACAACAAAACGTCGCACTATCTCTCTGCATCCGATGATTCAGGAAATCACCCTTTCAGAGACAAAACCATCTGTAACTCGTTGCCACATATTACTGGATTCTTTACAGAAAATATGTTTAATGCATGGGATTGAAGTTGATTATTACAAGAAACTGTTTCAAACAATCGGAAATATCATAGAATTGATTGAAAAGGATGATATACCAAAGTATCTGCTTTTTCTGGAAAATGCATTTCCATACATGGATAACTATAACTACCACAAAGGTATGAATGGAATCATTCAGGAACTGAAATGTCTATTAAAGACAAAAAACATTGGCACTGACTCTGACCAGGCATTATTGCTGGATTTTCAGGCAGCCCTTGAAACCAAACCTGAAAAAGCAATAAAACTGGAAAAGGATGCTCTTGCCCAGATAGAAAATATCACTGCAGACAATG containing:
- a CDS encoding flavodoxin family protein, which translates into the protein MSNENKEKDNHRGNSGFLDGSHEDVVEQGKREVEAGFMPQINPLSVNLADYDVIAIGTPTWWYTMAPAVLTFLTTNDFTGKTVIPFMTNGGWPGHVIKDMKDKCKGAAFAHEMQIQFDSMGKDHLETSEDVITEWIGQIKMEINK
- a CDS encoding aldo/keto reductase is translated as MEIRILGRDLEVSEIGFGCMGMSHAYGTVSTQKEAEELIEKAIDEGCTFFDTAEIYGTTEDPHHNEKLLGEVLRPYRNKIVLASKCGIHFDETATTVNKPLIPDGRPETIKASIEGSLMRLNTDHLDLYYIHRIDMTVPIEETAGAMKELMEQGKITHWGLSEASEEIIQRAHKVCPVTAIQNRYSMMYRDYEKLFPVLEELKIGFVAFSPLANGLLTAAYHSHGEFEKPGDYRSAMPQFTEEGLKENNEFMSWMKVIAEEKNATPAQISLAWMLAKKPYIVPIPGTRKVNRLEENMESADIKLTQDEVKSIDEMLDHMPMSQVFGGSKIQKK
- a CDS encoding flavodoxin — protein: MKTKKIAAVLLTCIVAIGLMAGCGASNTNQSASNNDSQSTSTNQSGNEEADTNSENTTDTTENTSTGNGKTLVVYYSASGNTKDVAEKIAKITEADLFEVEPVEPYTDDDLDWTDDDSRVSREHDDESLRDVELVSTTVDNWDSYDTVYIGYPIWWGIAAWPVDNFVKENDFTGKTVIPFCTAATSGIGDSGNLLEEMTGTGDWKEGERFHGGASESDISSWIDSLGL
- a CDS encoding flavodoxin family protein; translation: MKVLLVNGSPHKNGCTYTALCEVSSALNENGISTDIFWIGNKPISGCIACRKCQEKNKCILDDIVNEFLEIAGDYDGFVFGTPVHWGGAGGAITSFMDRVFYADLNGGGDRFRLKPAAVVISARRAGTTATWDQVNKYFGLMQMPIITSRYWNMVHGTNLDEVKQDLEGMQVMQILGNNMAYFINCKNVATKMGIEMPKAPDFVFTNFIR
- a CDS encoding aldo/keto reductase → MEYISLNNGVKMPILGYGVYQVTKEECERCVLDALKVGYRAIDTAQSYFNEEEVGNAIQKSGIPREEIFLTTKVWVEHYGYEEAKKSVLESMKKLKTDYLDLVLLHQPFSDAYGAYHALEDLYDEGKIRAIGISNFYVDRMVDFASFNRIKPMVNQVETHIFNQQKEMKEWADKYDIRLEAWAPFGEGRGGTFENPVIAEIAEKYQKTPAQVMLRWHIQRGVVVIPKSTHIERMEENFNVFDFTLSDEDMKTIAELDKKTSSFFSHQDPNMVEWFVKMVEERKKNNDSSKEKKNW
- a CDS encoding DUF4405 domain-containing protein, which produces MKNKRFTAKILIDIGMTICLLLLMPYSLLSETAHEWIGMAMLVLFISHYILNHKWVISVRKGKYNAFRVIQTVLVIIMLILIMGSMISGILLSNHIFKWIKISGTYMTARQIHMFCAYWGLVVMSLHLGFHWNIAVAMAGRLWEHPSVIRTWAARSVATTIAGYGLYAFYRRQIGDYLIMRMHFVFYDYEKGIFPFLLDYLAVMILIAFIGYYSGVFLKKTGKRKRKGSY
- a CDS encoding LysR family transcriptional regulator translates to MMYNPQLDTFICVVEAGSFSKAAEELYISAPAVIKQINSLENSLDLQLFERTHRGLIITEAGKSLYQDAKYLIQYSKESLIRAQEAMNHNEEIIRVGISPMTPPEVFVELWPKIQKIYPEMKFKLITFENTPENAREILANMGKNIDVIAGIFDETMLELRGCDGTEISREPFCVAVSIHHRLATKEKITLDDLAGENLMIMQRGWSYYGDMLRDDMMKNHPEINIVDFNLYNVEAFNRCENNNEVLLAFKSWESVHPLIRIIPVDWNYTMPFGILHSKKPSIKVKRLINAINKVK
- a CDS encoding recombinase family protein codes for the protein MKNKKIKCDIYTRVSTTMQVDGYSLDAQKEKLKRYAEFQNMEIVNEYSDEGKSGKSVEGRPEFQRMLDNIENGTDEVQFVLVFKLSRFGRNAADVLNSLQRMQDFGVNLICVEDGIDSSKDSGKLMISVLSAVAEIERENILVQTMEGRKQKAREGKWNGGFAPYGYELVNGELQIAEDEAEIIRLIYDKFIHTNMGISAIAAWLNQHGYKKKKRQNNTLDAFASSFIKGVLDNPVYCGKLAYGRRKNEKVSGTRNEYRIVKQENYMLHDGIHEGIISETDWELAHQKREKTGVKYEKTHSLDHEHILSGILRCPLCGSGMYGNVNRKKKKDGTLYKDYFYYACKHRRLVDGHKCGYRKQWSEEKINNAVEEVIRKLVKNPKFEEAILNKIGSRIDTEEIEKEIEGLEKQHRQLTGAKARLGQQMDSLDIMDKFYEKKYQDMETRLYRLYDEIEGVENSIEEVKNRLLNIRQQKISEENVYQFLLYFDKLYDKFTDLEKKEFLNSFVEQVDIYEQEQPDGRFLKHIKFRFPVYFGDRETQELCWDNESTVETVCLLSKLHEAKHHVNVRLDMDEMDLTAAESKATYEEIKKRQLLGH
- the cptIN gene encoding type III toxin-antitoxin system CptIN family toxin, with protein sequence MIYQEGYVYHIKDEYFEKVRDSNLMQNKEGGTYRPTFYCLRDNKTSLLWMVPLSSRVEKFKAIHDKQVAKYGKCLTIVLGEFDGKEAAFLLQNMFPIRDYYLDHIHTRNNNPVPVKHSIHREVTTHMKKIRQLHSRGKKVVFPDIDRLEQIMLAEVKDNATE
- a CDS encoding tetratricopeptide repeat protein — encoded protein: MSQPDFLYELFEDFMDDPANQDFSMDNGLVCRWMTGQAKISPKISAYYSKPSNQEKLAHTIHQNLLPLMSDCNMAIEDIYTLFIQDDSISDAKKKNLTPLYKPASSRLLFLAKLISFGMERQFIKRNTKNQKLLAGGALSPIVLDYIMDSEVPKPCRHFIGRDKELEELYTMLEENRHVFLYGIAGIGKSELAKAYAKRYMRHYTNILYVEYTGNLHQDITDMDFIDDPPEISEQERFQRHNRFLRSLKSDTLLIIDNFNVSATQDSFLSVVLKYRCQILFTTRSKLDEYCTLPLKEISDMNALFQLASVFYSEADTYRATVEKIIETVHAHTFAVELAAKLLENGISTPNQLLTRLQVEKASFHNEDKIKIIKDGQSSKATYYSHIHTLFSLYTLSLEQQDTMCNMCFLPSTGISARIFAKWLELPTLNEINDLIETGFVQTTKRRTISLHPMIQEITLSETKPSVTRCHILLDSLQKICLMHGIEVDYYKKLFQTIGNIIELIEKDDIPKYLLFLENAFPYMDNYNYHKGMNGIIQELKCLLKTKNIGTDSDQALLLDFQAALETKPEKAIKLEKDALAQIENITADNARLVSNLHANLGGLYRMNGHPDLAREHMEKSISLLDQFNLLHINDSIPQIANYAMFLTEQQEPERGISELQKLSGIIKEYHSDDCLDYAKVQETLATIYLMTANLSQAKIHFKKAFKIYEKIWADEPELIEAKYQEIQELYPQIGFSIGKNLSLLLTK